In the genome of Nymphaea colorata isolate Beijing-Zhang1983 chromosome 9, ASM883128v2, whole genome shotgun sequence, one region contains:
- the LOC116259946 gene encoding E3 ubiquitin-protein ligase APD2-like isoform X1 has protein sequence MDRFVRRPRHHSQWDDSRDLTCARLFLPFTIWICVCLSLRYGYYGSSQLVLGPNSSRLLKASSVFVKQLQVKDDAERGLMLFGFTEKPELSYEANWTVSKSLFIPAYRRQGFSVWLNQGSSIRARWNVPAPAPAISEPLVVLLRGEKNYRRWLRDPKKALVVDSRRLTNGRGEVNYTVEEDDNYYIGAVNVNSRTVKATMTVDISSMVYNTSKAETRCSTKNGLCSLRLLFPKTRYAVLTTPKDMTDDTSAWYVELSYAARVVTYILVLGLFVVLIYLFLKYFGAIESERIVNVQETRDQRETSPLVDPKQTAVTLYGATDEDDDSQVGSSSEDLYDGKICVICYEEPRNCFFVPCGHCATCYSCAQRIEGVDFKPCPICRRQIHKVRRLISS, from the exons ATGGACAGGTTTGTTAGGAGGCCGAGGCATCACTCCCAGTGGGATGACAGCAGAGACTTAACATGCGCTAGATTGTTTCTCCCCTTTACAATATGGATTTGTG TTTGCTTGAGCTTGAGATATGGGTATTACGGGTCTTCCCAATTGGTGCTTGGCCCTAATTCGTCAAGGCTGCTGAAGGCGAGCTCAGTTTTTGTGAAGCAATTGCAGGTGAAGGATGATGCAGAAAGAGGGCTCATGCTTTTCGGATTCACTGAGAAACCAGAACTGAGTTATGAAGCTAATTGGACAGTTTCCAAGTCTCTCTTCATTCCAGCCTACCGTCGCCAG GGATTCTCGGTTTGGTTAAACCAAGGTTCGTCAATTCGAGCAAGATGGAACGTtccggcaccggcaccggccATCAGTGAGCCCCTCGTCGTCTTGCTTCGAG GTGAAAAGAACTACCGGCGGTGGCTGCGAGACCCAAAAAAAGCTCTTGTGGTCGACTCCCGTCGTCTAACTAATG GGCGAGGAGAAGTGAACTACACGGTGGAAGAAGATGACAACTACTACATCGGGGCCGTCAATGTGAACTCAAGAACCGTGAAGGCCACGATGACCGTCGATATCTCGTCCATGGTGTATAACACGAGCAAAGCAGAGACCCGGTGCTCGACCAAGAACGGGCTGTGTAGCCTCAGGCTCCTCTTTCCCAAAACTCGATATGCAGTCCTCACTACTCCGAAGGACATGACG GATGATACCAGTGCTTGGTACGTGGAGCTCTCATATGCGGCTCGAGTGGTCACGTACATTCTAGTTTTAG GTCTCTTCGTTGTACTCATATATTTGTTTCTGAAGTACTTTGGAGCCATAGAATCCGAAAGAATAGTAAATGTGCAAGAAACTAGAGATCAACGTGAAACCAGTCCTTTGGTCGATCCTAAGCAGACGGCCGTAACTCTGTATGGCGCTACCGACGAGGACGATGACTCTCAAGTTGGCAGCTCCTCCGAGGATCTATACGACGGAAAAATATGTGTGATTTGTTATGAAGAGCCGCGCAACTGCTTCTTTGTTCCGTGTGGCCACTGTGCTACTTGTTACAGCTGCGCTCAAAG GATAGAGGGTGTTGATTTCAAGCCATGTCCCATTTGTCGAAGGCAGATTCATAAAGTGAGAAGGCTGATCAGTTCCTGA
- the LOC116259946 gene encoding E3 ubiquitin-protein ligase APD2-like isoform X2 → MLFGFTEKPELSYEANWTVSKSLFIPAYRRQGFSVWLNQGSSIRARWNVPAPAPAISEPLVVLLRGEKNYRRWLRDPKKALVVDSRRLTNGRGEVNYTVEEDDNYYIGAVNVNSRTVKATMTVDISSMVYNTSKAETRCSTKNGLCSLRLLFPKTRYAVLTTPKDMTDDTSAWYVELSYAARVVTYILVLGLFVVLIYLFLKYFGAIESERIVNVQETRDQRETSPLVDPKQTAVTLYGATDEDDDSQVGSSSEDLYDGKICVICYEEPRNCFFVPCGHCATCYSCAQRIEGVDFKPCPICRRQIHKVRRLISS, encoded by the exons ATGCTTTTCGGATTCACTGAGAAACCAGAACTGAGTTATGAAGCTAATTGGACAGTTTCCAAGTCTCTCTTCATTCCAGCCTACCGTCGCCAG GGATTCTCGGTTTGGTTAAACCAAGGTTCGTCAATTCGAGCAAGATGGAACGTtccggcaccggcaccggccATCAGTGAGCCCCTCGTCGTCTTGCTTCGAG GTGAAAAGAACTACCGGCGGTGGCTGCGAGACCCAAAAAAAGCTCTTGTGGTCGACTCCCGTCGTCTAACTAATG GGCGAGGAGAAGTGAACTACACGGTGGAAGAAGATGACAACTACTACATCGGGGCCGTCAATGTGAACTCAAGAACCGTGAAGGCCACGATGACCGTCGATATCTCGTCCATGGTGTATAACACGAGCAAAGCAGAGACCCGGTGCTCGACCAAGAACGGGCTGTGTAGCCTCAGGCTCCTCTTTCCCAAAACTCGATATGCAGTCCTCACTACTCCGAAGGACATGACG GATGATACCAGTGCTTGGTACGTGGAGCTCTCATATGCGGCTCGAGTGGTCACGTACATTCTAGTTTTAG GTCTCTTCGTTGTACTCATATATTTGTTTCTGAAGTACTTTGGAGCCATAGAATCCGAAAGAATAGTAAATGTGCAAGAAACTAGAGATCAACGTGAAACCAGTCCTTTGGTCGATCCTAAGCAGACGGCCGTAACTCTGTATGGCGCTACCGACGAGGACGATGACTCTCAAGTTGGCAGCTCCTCCGAGGATCTATACGACGGAAAAATATGTGTGATTTGTTATGAAGAGCCGCGCAACTGCTTCTTTGTTCCGTGTGGCCACTGTGCTACTTGTTACAGCTGCGCTCAAAG GATAGAGGGTGTTGATTTCAAGCCATGTCCCATTTGTCGAAGGCAGATTCATAAAGTGAGAAGGCTGATCAGTTCCTGA
- the LOC116261245 gene encoding protein RBL has product MNVPIIDPLQGDFPEVIEEYLEHGLMKCIAFNRRGTLLVAGCADGSCVIWDFETRGIAKELRDNDCVAPITSVCWSKYGHFILAAAVDKSLTLWDVVSGEKITRVPLQQNTLHARLHPGSSRPTLCLACPLASAPVLVDLNTGSTTVLPVSAPDTGNDSLPLPRNKFADGSPPFTVSSASFNKHGDLIYVGNSKGEILVMGTNDRNVKAVVSVPGGSVIKNIVFSRNGQYLLINSNDRAIRVFENHLPQREASKALDEISESFEELQYGEKLKWLGTKCLTFFREFQDSITRIQWKVPCFSGDGEWVVGASASKGEHKIYIWARSGHFVKMLEGPKEALTDLAWHPLQPLVASVSMSGLVYIWAKDHTENWSAFAPDFKELEENEEYVEREDEFDLMPETEKVKTSEVNEDEEIDIMTVEKNSSFSDSDAEEELSFLPAIPLPDSPEQQDKYTGCPSKIDESTHSDSPFSEEVRVNGIEANVEASPTEGDASLNVPIKRKRKLSEKGAEMQAAKSRKPLLKLKASSKSKMGKKTKETKNTTSSLCEVSG; this is encoded by the exons ATGAACGTCCCCATTATCG ATCCGTTGCAGGGGGATTTCCCCGAAGTGATTGAGGAGTATCTCGAACATGGCTTGATGAAATGCATTGCTTTCAATCGGCGAGGAACTCTTCTCGTGG CTGGCTGTGCTGATGGGAGTTGTGTTATCTGGGACTTCGAAACAAGGGGAATTGCCAAGGAACTGCGTGATAATGATTGTGTTGCTCCCATAACGAGTGTTTGTTGGTCGAAGTATGGACATTTTATCCTTGCTGCTGCTGTTGATAAGTCTCTGACACTTTGGGATGTTGTTAGTGGGGAGAAGATTACCCGTGTGCCTTTACAGCAAAACACACTTCATGCACGACTACATCCAGGTTCCTCTAGGCCAACTTTGTGCTTGGCTTGCCCCCTTGCATCTGCACCTGTTCTTGTGGACTTGAATACTGGTAGCACAACAGTTCTTCCAGTTTCAGCGCCTGATACCGGCAATGATTCTTTACCCCTTCCTCGTAATAAATTTGCTGATGGGTCTCCACCATTTACTGTGTCCTCAGCAAGTTTCAATAAACATGGAGATTTAATATATGTTGGCAATTCCAAAGGAGAGATCCTTGTAATGGGCACAAATGATAGAAATGTGAAAGCTGTTGTTTCTGTTCCAGGGGGTTCTGTGATTAAGAATATTGTTTTCAGTAGGAATGGACAGTACTTACTCATAAATTCAAATGACCGTGCTATACGGGTTTTTGAAAATCATCTTCCTCAGAGGGAGGCCTCAAAAGCACTGGATGAAATAAGTGAAAGTTTTGAAGAGCTGCAATATGGTGAGAAGCTCAAGTGGCTGGGAACTAAATGTTTAACATTTTTCCGTGAGTTTCAGGATTCTATCACACGAATCCAATGGAAGGTCCCATGCTTTAGTGGTGATGGAGAATGGGTAGTTGGTGCATCGGCAAGCAAAGGAGAACACAAGATATATATATGGGCTAGAAGTGGACATTTTGTGAAAATGCTAGAAGGTCCAAAGGAAGCATTAACTGATCTGGCATGGCATCCACTGCAGCCACTAGTGGCTTCTGTCTCCATGTCTGGGTTAGTGTATATCTGGGCTAAAGACCACACTGAGAATTGGAGTGCTTTTGCTCCTGATTTTAAGGAACTTGAAGAAAATGAGGAGTACGTTGAGAGAGAAGATGAATTTGACTTGATGCCTGAAACAGAGAAG GTGAAAACATCAGAAGtcaatgaagatgaagaaattgatATTATGACAGTAGAGAAAAATTCATCTTTTAGTGATTCAGATGCAGAGGAAGAGCTATCCTTTTTGCCTGCAATACCTTTGcctgattctccagagcagcaGGACAAGTATACAGGGTGCCCATCAAAAATAGATGAAAGTACTCATTCCGACTCGCCATTCTCTGAGGAAGTTAGAGTGAATGGGATAGAGGCAAATGTGGAAGCAAGTCCCACAGAAG GGGATGCAAGTTTGAATGTCcctataaagagaaaaaggaaattatcCGAGAAGGGTGCTGAAATGCAGGCAGCAAAAAGTCGCAAGCCATTGCTGAAGCTGAAAGCTTCCTCCAAGTCGAAGATGGGCAAAAAAActaaggaaacaaaaaatacgACAAGCTCTTTATGTGAG GTTTCTGGATAG
- the LOC116259809 gene encoding uncharacterized protein LOC116259809, translating to MFVEATRCRAVKGSVTNVGDCFIPTADRRQAARQGPLLVGTPETSSMPTLSRAPSSPSPASAVRRRDVTVHRRPFGPSPRWVLKARRLSLVASASSSDRHVEPPKKPHRYRSKKSILSNLIQEIEPLDVSLIQKDVSADTIDAMKRTISGMLGLLPSDQFHVLIEAFWEPLSRLLVSSMMTGYTLRNAEYSLCLQRNIDVFEDPTSEEKQEELINDNHKTLPDGNTKVFGFLGENKLSTVSDTSEKDPPSEKLNDLGLGEMAPEAQQYILHLQSRLSSAKHELHDVRRKNNALQMQHFAGEEKNTLLDYLRSLDPEKVAELSEPTSLELQETIHSVIHGLLATLSPKMQTKPPKQSGNVPGIQRLKNEDSAETIENTPLQFQPLISVTRDYLARLLFWCMLLGHYLRGLEYRLELMELLSLSKGPNSNASSAHDA from the exons ATGTTTGTTGAGGCAACGAGATGTCGCGCTGTTAAAGGTAGTGTAACAAATGTAGGCGATTGTTTCATCCCTACGGCTGACAGACGGCAGGCTGCGAGGCAAGGGCCTCTCTTGGTGGGCACGCCCGAGACCAGCAGCATGCCAACGCTATCCCGAGCGCCGTCGTCTCCGTCGCCGGCGTCGGCCGTCCGGCGCAGAGACGTCACTGTTCACCGCCGGCCTTTCGGTCCGTCCCCCAGATGGGTTCTCAAGGCGCGGCGTCTCTCCCTTGTGGCCTCGGCTTCCTCCTCTGACCGCCATGTCGAACCCCCTAAGAAGCCACATCGCTATCGTTCTAAG AAATCGATTCTTTCGAATCTCATACAGGAGATAGAGCCTTTGGACGTAAGCCTGATACAGAAAGATGTATCAGCAGACACAATTGATGCAATGAAGAGGACCATCTCTGGCATGCTAGGTCTGCTGCCTTCAGACCAATTCCATGTCCTTATTGAGGCTTTCTGGGAGCCTCTTTCCCGGCTTCTTGTGTCATCCATGATGACTGG gTATACATTGCGGAATGCTGAGTACAGTCTCTGCCTTCAAAGAAATATAGATGTATTTGAAGATCCCACCTCTGAAGAGAAACAGGAGGAACTCATAAATGATAATCACAAGACATTACCCGATGGAAACACTAAGGTGTTTGGGTTTCTTGGAGAAAATAAACTCTCAACTGTCTCTGATACATCTGAAAAAGACCCTCCCAGTGAGAAGCTAAATGATTTGGGACTGGGGGAAATGGCCCCTGAAGCTCAGCAATACATTCTTCACTTGCAATCTCGTTTGTCTTCAGCAAAACAT GAACTTCATGATGTCAGGAGGAAGAATAATGCTCTTCAGATGCAGCATTTTGCTGGGGAGGAAAAAAACACACTCTTGGACTACTTGAGGTCGTTGGATCCAGAAAAG GTTGCTGAATTATCAGAACCAACTTCCTTGGAGTTGCAAGAAACCATTCACAGTGTCATCCATGGTCTTCTCGCAACCCTTTCCCCTAAAATGCAAACGAAGCCCCCTAAACAGTCTGGGAATGTACCTGGAATACAGAGGTTAAAGAATGAGGATAGTGCAGAAACTATTGAGAATACCCCCTTACAATTTCAGCCCCTCATTTCAGTCACTCGTGATTATCTCGCGCGGCTGCTATTTTG GTGCATGTTGTTGGGCCATTACCTTAGAGGCCTGGAGTATAGACTGGAGCTAATGGAGCTACTATCCTTGTCTAAAGGACCAAATTCCAATGCTTCCAGTGCTCACGATGCATGA